In Paroedura picta isolate Pp20150507F chromosome 6, Ppicta_v3.0, whole genome shotgun sequence, one genomic interval encodes:
- the LOC143839816 gene encoding uncharacterized protein LOC143839816, with product MGIIPTQILGAVVQVHHDGGVGVDGRAIPRVSPGLGPRMHLAQEVAASGLLHKRCCSLEASGSLWAGKLSSPQGSGQWGGKSQEWSMAPSSGQDGMRLLAP from the exons ATGGGGATTATACCCACCCAAATCCTCGGAGCTGTGGTACAG GTCCATCACGACGGTGGCGTCGGCGTGGATGGGAGAGCAATACCGAGGGTCTCCCCAGGGCTTGGGCCCAGAATGCacttggcacaggaagtggctgcttcagGACTGTTGCACAAGAGATGCTGCTCCCTAGAGGCCAGTGGAAGTCTTTGGGCTGGGAAGTTAAGTAGCCCACAAG GTAGCGGTCAATGGGGAGGCAAAAGCCAGGAATGGAGCATGGCGCCAAGCAGCGGACAGGATGGCATGCG GCTgcttgcaccctga